CGCCTAGCCTGTAATGTAGGGGCTTGTACTGACCATGAAATGACGCCATGATTACGGTCAAGCTCAAACTATTCGCGGCGTATCAGGATGCCTTTGGAGTTCCAGAGCTGAGTTTAGACGTTCCAGAGGGTACTTCTGTTTCCAATCTGCGCGATCGCCTGATTCAAGAGCACCCAGAACTCGCTCAGTGGAAGGACGTGACTCGGTTTGGCATCAATCTGGAGTTTGTTCCGCCCGAAACGCTCCTCAACGACGGGGATGAAGTTGTTTTGATTCCGCCAGTCAGTGGTGGTTAACCCAAAACGACTTGCCAAACCCCGAGCGTGAGCAGGGCGATCGCCCCATGCTGCGGCAACATATTTCGGAGGGGCTGACGCGCAATCTTTTGGGTCAGAACCACGCTGAGGAATGCCGTTCCCAGAAGCGTTACCCCCTGCAAAAAGAGGATTACGGCTGGGTCGGTAACGATCACCGGAAGTCCTTCGCCAGTAAAGCCAAAAGTCGCCAGCGTTACGGGTAGCACCCGCCCCATTTCATTCAGTCCCAAGTCTAGATAATGAGCCAGATTACATCCCAAAACTAAGGGCAAATAACCATAGGCCAACTCCACAAACGATCGGGGCTTGAGAGACTGATTGACTAGGCGGATTAGACCGTAAGCTGCCAACACCACAAGGGCTGGAATGACCAAGGCGATCAGGGATAGTCCCGTATGGATGCCAAACTGCGATAGGAGCGATCGCGGCACAAATCCTAATTGTTCCAGCCCCTCCGGAATGCGGTGGAGGAAGACTGCCCCGAATAAAAGCAGGAGAAGCGCCACTTCGTAGCTTGTCGCTTGGTGGGTTGTCCATAGCTCAATCCCCGGTGGCCGTAAATTCAGTTCCACCGACCGATGCGGGCAGGCTTTCAGACAGGTCATGCACAGCACACAGTTGCGATTGTCGGTGAGTTGGGCTGGATGGGAGTAGACCGGACATCCTCCGGTTTCCATGCCATCCCCCTTTTGGGGGCCACCTTTATAACACTGATACGTCGTACAACTAGCCGCACAAATTCCCTGCTGTGCCCGCAGTTCAATGATCGCTAGTTTAGCGAATAGCCCATTCATGCCCCCAATCGGACAAAGATATCGACACCAAAAACGACGCTCGAACAGAGCCGAAAAAATCATGGCTCCAGCGGTAATCAGGAGGAGCAGGCAAGCCGATAGGTAGGCTGTGTTTTCCAAATTCCACAACTCTTCCCACAACAGAATCAGCGCAAATAGGCCGAACATAAACCAGCCTCCCCATCGATCCGCCTGCTGCCGGGGCCAAGGGCGGAGCTGTCCGGGAAATAGCTTTAGCGACAGCCATTGTGTGACTTCCCCGTAGATCATAAAAGGGCAAAAGGCACACCAAATTCGCCCTAAAAACGGGAATGCTATTAAAATCAACGGCCACCACCACGCCCAAAAGAGGTTCAGCGCAATGTTGCGATCGCGCGACTGAGGGCCAAAGATCAGGAGGGCAACCACGAGAGCAAAGGCCGTCAGAGTCACCCCATAGTTAATGCGATCGGGATACCACGGGCTGCGGAGAAAACGCCATAGCTGGGGATAGGCATTCAGC
This DNA window, taken from Synechococcales cyanobacterium T60_A2020_003, encodes the following:
- a CDS encoding MoaD/ThiS family protein, whose protein sequence is MITVKLKLFAAYQDAFGVPELSLDVPEGTSVSNLRDRLIQEHPELAQWKDVTRFGINLEFVPPETLLNDGDEVVLIPPVSGG
- a CDS encoding sigma 54-interacting transcriptional regulator, coding for MDLPEIAAWLAQNTLFETLSTEALQAIASALHIEQVKENRRLGLEDTPPTALYVLKSGHLESYRTSANSAAQAISWLPGAVLYLKELLLHQPAEQTLITLTDCELWTIERDRLDEIVQQYPEISRNFSQQLAAELSQVESQLAFEQERQIVLRPYVVPKVRRGVIGSSRYAVRLRQDIKKATGDRQPVLIFGEPGLEKDNIAALIHFGSGDRKQPMIKVNCDTLQVSGADLFGREGGKPGLIEALGEGTLLLNNVQDFPKALWDKLVHLLETGEYTRIGREGQPSPQPQRSQARIIMNSERKIPALEHCPRLRVIRVPPLRVRKADIEAQVNYYISLFCRAKGLHRPTISPEALRRLQGYDFPGNLSELESMVERAILQSDCASVLTEEIFWVSEPKGRRFRVNLLNAYPQLWRFLRSPWYPDRINYGVTLTAFALVVALLIFGPQSRDRNIALNLFWAWWWPLILIAFPFLGRIWCAFCPFMIYGEVTQWLSLKLFPGQLRPWPRQQADRWGGWFMFGLFALILLWEELWNLENTAYLSACLLLLITAGAMIFSALFERRFWCRYLCPIGGMNGLFAKLAIIELRAQQGICAASCTTYQCYKGGPQKGDGMETGGCPVYSHPAQLTDNRNCVLCMTCLKACPHRSVELNLRPPGIELWTTHQATSYEVALLLLLFGAVFLHRIPEGLEQLGFVPRSLLSQFGIHTGLSLIALVIPALVVLAAYGLIRLVNQSLKPRSFVELAYGYLPLVLGCNLAHYLDLGLNEMGRVLPVTLATFGFTGEGLPVIVTDPAVILFLQGVTLLGTAFLSVVLTQKIARQPLRNMLPQHGAIALLTLGVWQVVLG